One Chryseobacterium tructae genomic window, CTACAGATAATACAGAAATTATTGGACTCGGAAAAAGGATTACTTTCCCTGAAGGAATCAAAGTTATTGGAGGTTTCTCATTTATTCCAGCTGGTAAAAACTTTATTACTCAGGTTACTTTTCCCAGCACATTGGAAAAAATAAAATCCAGTGCTTTCGCTCTCCAATACCTAACAGGGACTTTAAAAATACCTGGATCCTGTAAAATAATTGAAGCAGCAGCATTTGGCAGCTATAGTGCTAACCTATCACAATTAATACTCGAAGAAGGTATAGAAACAATTGGGATAGGAGCATTTCAATTTAATGGTGGTAAAAATCTAAAAAATTTATACATCCCGAATTCCGTCAAATCCATAGGAGAAAATGCTTTTAATATTCCTTCATTACAAACCGTTTCTGCCAAAGCAGGACTAGACCTTAGCAAAGCTGGAATTCCAGCAACTGCTACAATTACATATAGATAACAGTAAAAAATGAAAACAAAACAAGAATTAAAACAATATTTCGAAAACGGAGACATCCCCAATCAGGACGAATTTTGGGAATGGCAGGAATCCTATTGGCATAAAGACGAAAAGATTCCATTGGATAAATTAGCTTATGATTTTTCCAAAAAAGCGGATCTTGTAGACGGAGTCGTTCCTGCTTCACAATTACCAAGCTACGTAGATGATGTCTTAGAGTTTGATACCTTTTCTGGCTTACCTCAGCAAGGCGAATCCGGAAAGATTTACATTATCAAAGACACCAATAAACTCTACAGATGGACTGGTGCAAGATATATTGATATCACCCAAGGAGAACTTTCAACCCTACAATCCGCAACAGACAGAGGAAATGAAACCACAAATTCTATTAAAGTACAGGGAATAAGTTACGGCGGCTCTTCTCAACAGAATAATATTATAATCGGCGATAATATAGAAGGACTCAATTTTCAGGCCAGTAATACGATTTCAATAGGTAAAAATTCTAAACCAAGTGGTTCAGATCATCTCATTATTGGAAACTCAACATGTGTTACATCTGATAGCAGTTCTATAGGAAATACAGTGATTGGTAACTCCACTTATTCAAATGGTTTATATTCATCAGATAATACTGTTATCGGGTATAGCACCTTTAATAATGCTAAAAATAGCAATGGAAATACCATTATAGGAACTTATGCTGCAAGTTCAGGCGGAGAAGGAAATAACCAAAATATTATTTTAGGTCAAAATGCAGGTTCCTCGCTCTCTTCTGGTTCAAGCAGTAATATTATAGTGGGAAATAATTCTGTATTTGCCAACACTCAATTACAAAACAGTTTATATCTTCACAATAATAATTCAGGTAAAAATGTCACCCTATCCGACGCTTTAATCTCCGGAAATTTCGTAGACCGATATGTAAATCTGAATGGTAAACTTTCAATTACTCCTAATCAGATTCCAGCAGCAGATGCTAGTTATACTAAAAATATCGTTGCAAGACCTGACGGAACATTCGGCTGGGAAGACAAAACCAGCTCAGAATTTATTTCATTAGGCGGAACAAGCTTCAACAAACCTGTGACAGGAAATATTGTTATCAAAAGCAGCAGCAAAGGAAGTATTGGAAGCACAACACTTTCCTCCGGAAGTATTTTCTGCTTAGACAATACAGATAAGGGAACCATTATAGATACCTTATCACTTAAATTCCTTGAGCCCGGATCCGGTGTTGTTGCTGAAATGACATCCAACGAGATTATTACAGAAAATATATACACTATTAC contains:
- a CDS encoding leucine-rich repeat domain-containing protein, which codes for MKTKEELKLYFENGDIPRQEDFWAWQDSYWHKEEKLDKTSLAFPAYEEFVYSSTDNTEIIGLGKRITFPEGIKVIGGFSFIPAGKNFITQVTFPSTLEKIKSSAFALQYLTGTLKIPGSCKIIEAAAFGSYSANLSQLILEEGIETIGIGAFQFNGGKNLKNLYIPNSVKSIGENAFNIPSLQTVSAKAGLDLSKAGIPATATITYR